In Chloroflexota bacterium, the following are encoded in one genomic region:
- a CDS encoding zinc ribbon domain-containing protein — protein sequence MPVYTYRCDVCGFTFDQRLGFNDPQPSRCPECGAEALHRVYKPVGIVFKGSGFYATDHRSPSGTQGNGNGKSADSPAAAESKTETKASESKPAASTTEKKSTTPAASKTT from the coding sequence ATGCCGGTTTACACTTACCGCTGCGACGTTTGTGGTTTTACTTTCGATCAACGCCTGGGCTTCAACGACCCCCAGCCTTCCCGCTGCCCGGAATGCGGGGCAGAGGCGTTGCATCGCGTCTACAAACCGGTAGGCATTGTGTTCAAAGGGTCGGGCTTCTACGCAACCGACCATCGTTCCCCCTCGGGCACCCAGGGCAACGGGAACGGCAAATCGGCCGACAGCCCTGCCGCTGCTGAAAGCAAAACCGAAACCAAGGCCTCGGAAAGCAAGCCCGCGGCTTCCACAACCGAAAAGAAAAGCACCACGCCTGCGGCGTCCAAAACCACCTGA
- a CDS encoding DsbA family protein has translation MAKKQLPPSNSQPLVVSAFYILIVVAFAAGLFAGFLVWGTGHTQAAAQTQNQAPQAAAQATQGEPKRYDVSTDDDPALGPATAPVTIIEFSDYQCPYCRQWAEQVEGELIKTYGDKIRIVYRDFPLTQIHPEALPAAEAADCAGEQGKYWEYHDALFKQSKGLGQEAYLAYAKELGLNIDQFQQCIQEHRYRDEVQADAQYAAQLGVRSTPTFFINGIPVVGAQPFSVFKQIIDQELAAQQ, from the coding sequence ATGGCTAAGAAACAACTCCCCCCCTCCAACTCACAACCTCTGGTCGTCAGCGCTTTTTATATCCTCATCGTGGTCGCCTTTGCGGCAGGGCTGTTCGCGGGCTTCCTGGTCTGGGGCACAGGGCACACGCAAGCCGCGGCCCAAACCCAAAACCAGGCCCCCCAAGCCGCAGCCCAGGCTACGCAGGGGGAACCCAAACGCTACGACGTCTCCACCGATGACGACCCCGCGCTGGGGCCTGCCACTGCTCCTGTCACCATCATCGAATTTTCCGACTACCAGTGCCCCTACTGCCGCCAGTGGGCTGAGCAGGTCGAAGGCGAGCTGATCAAAACCTACGGCGACAAAATCCGCATTGTCTATCGTGATTTCCCATTGACGCAAATTCATCCCGAGGCACTGCCCGCTGCCGAGGCCGCCGACTGCGCCGGCGAACAGGGCAAATACTGGGAATACCACGATGCGCTCTTCAAGCAATCGAAAGGGCTGGGACAAGAAGCCTACCTGGCTTATGCCAAGGAACTGGGGCTAAACATCGACCAGTTCCAGCAATGCATCCAGGAACACCGCTACCGCGATGAAGTGCAGGCCGACGCCCAATACGCGGCACAATTAGGTGTGCGCTCGACCCCCACGTTCTTCATCAACGGCATTCCGGTGGTGGGTGCGCAACCGTTCAGCGTGTTCAAACAAATCATCGACCAGGAACTCGCCGCCCAGCAGTAA
- the rsmA gene encoding ribosomal RNA small subunit methyltransferase A, which translates to MRPDRRLGQNFLVSPGGLARVVEAADLAPDDAVLEIGPGVGSLTVLLAERARRVVAVELDERLRPALEAVLRPYPQVTLVFGDILQQDIAALMGRGAYKVVANIPYYITSAVIRHLLAARTRPERLVLTVQREVAERITAQPPHMSLLALSVQVFGEARLAARLPAGAFYPRPQVDSAVVRVDVTSPRVPEAQLDAFFRLAKAGFAQRRKTLRNALAAGLGWPTAQALVLLEAAAIDPRRRAETLSLGEWATLTAAYEALSASSP; encoded by the coding sequence CTGCGGCCTGACCGACGCCTGGGGCAGAACTTTCTGGTCAGCCCGGGCGGTCTGGCGCGGGTGGTGGAAGCCGCCGACCTTGCCCCCGACGATGCGGTGCTGGAAATTGGCCCTGGTGTGGGCAGCCTGACCGTGTTGTTGGCCGAGCGAGCGCGGCGGGTGGTGGCGGTGGAACTGGACGAGCGCCTGCGGCCTGCCCTGGAGGCCGTGCTGCGGCCTTACCCCCAGGTCACGCTGGTGTTTGGCGACATTCTGCAGCAAGACATCGCCGCGTTGATGGGCCGCGGTGCCTACAAAGTGGTGGCGAATATCCCTTATTACATCACCTCGGCGGTTATCCGCCATTTGTTAGCCGCGCGCACACGCCCCGAGCGGCTGGTGCTGACGGTGCAGCGGGAGGTTGCCGAGCGCATTACCGCGCAGCCGCCGCACATGAGCCTGCTGGCGCTGAGCGTGCAGGTGTTTGGGGAAGCCCGGTTGGCGGCGCGCTTGCCTGCCGGCGCGTTTTACCCCCGCCCCCAGGTGGATTCGGCGGTGGTGCGGGTGGATGTGACCTCGCCCAGGGTGCCGGAAGCCCAGTTAGATGCTTTTTTCCGGCTGGCGAAAGCCGGTTTTGCTCAGCGTCGCAAAACGTTGCGGAATGCCCTCGCGGCAGGCCTGGGCTGGCCGACGGCGCAGGCTTTGGTGTTGTTGGAAGCGGCGGCCATTGACCCTCGCCGCCGGGCGGAGACCCTTTCGCTGGGCGAATGGGCAACGTTGACGGCGGCGTATGAGGCGCTTTCGGCGTCGTCGCCTTGA
- a CDS encoding DUF348 domain-containing protein has protein sequence MFSWQRLMGWLLGVALLLGFPVFARAAEPAPTPSAPSGAWVVTAEVVRWAPHAATPAEALKAVGVSLPAEAVLTVNGQAWKPDRSFPAGSVAVVQVQPAVKMTLMVDGAPLTLQTAAPSLGEALWRAGVTLHEGDRLLPAPWVSPAATRDAALKRAVRLQVQEGKQAFLLTSAAPTVGQALAEANLAPQGLETTVPGDVAPFPEKGSVVLHRVWEKVVLRQLPVAFTSKTEARADLPLDTVKVVQEGQYGLQVQRMRVRYEDGKEVGRVVEDTWLARAPQPRIVGYGTKITIQTLQTPDGPVKCWRVLRVYATSYSPCRLGVGHCSDKTFSGATLRKGIVAVKRSWYGYMAGQKVYVPGYGFGTIADIGGGIPGRYWIDLGYTDSDYQSWHQWTTLCFVAPPPPPNQIPWILP, from the coding sequence ATGTTCTCTTGGCAGCGGTTGATGGGGTGGTTGCTCGGGGTGGCCTTGCTTCTGGGCTTCCCCGTTTTTGCGCGCGCGGCCGAGCCTGCGCCCACCCCTTCGGCGCCTTCGGGCGCCTGGGTCGTGACGGCCGAGGTGGTGCGTTGGGCGCCACATGCTGCTACCCCTGCCGAGGCGTTGAAGGCGGTGGGCGTCTCGTTGCCCGCTGAAGCGGTTTTGACCGTCAACGGCCAGGCCTGGAAGCCCGACCGCTCTTTTCCCGCCGGTAGCGTGGCCGTGGTGCAGGTGCAGCCCGCTGTAAAGATGACGCTGATGGTGGATGGCGCGCCGCTAACGCTGCAGACGGCTGCCCCTTCTTTGGGCGAAGCGCTGTGGCGTGCTGGCGTGACGTTGCACGAAGGCGACCGGTTGCTCCCCGCGCCCTGGGTTTCCCCCGCAGCAACGCGTGATGCTGCGCTCAAGCGCGCGGTGCGGTTGCAGGTGCAGGAAGGCAAACAGGCTTTCCTGTTGACGAGTGCCGCCCCCACGGTGGGGCAGGCGTTGGCTGAAGCGAACCTGGCCCCCCAGGGGCTGGAAACCACCGTTCCCGGCGATGTCGCGCCTTTCCCCGAGAAGGGAAGCGTGGTGCTTCACCGCGTTTGGGAAAAGGTGGTGTTGCGCCAGTTGCCTGTGGCGTTTACTTCCAAAACCGAGGCGCGCGCCGATCTGCCGCTGGATACCGTCAAAGTGGTGCAGGAAGGGCAGTACGGTTTGCAGGTGCAGCGAATGCGGGTGCGGTATGAGGATGGGAAAGAGGTCGGCCGGGTGGTGGAAGACACCTGGCTGGCACGCGCCCCCCAGCCGCGCATCGTGGGCTATGGTACGAAAATCACGATTCAAACTTTGCAGACACCCGATGGCCCGGTGAAGTGCTGGCGGGTGTTGCGGGTGTATGCCACTTCGTATTCCCCCTGCCGCCTGGGGGTGGGCCATTGTTCGGATAAGACCTTTAGCGGCGCGACGCTGCGCAAAGGCATCGTGGCGGTCAAACGCTCGTGGTACGGCTATATGGCGGGGCAAAAAGTCTACGTGCCCGGCTATGGCTTTGGCACCATTGCCGATATCGGCGGAGGCATTCCTGGCCGCTATTGGATTGACCTGGGCTATACCGACAGCGATTACCAGTCGTGGCATCAGTGGACGACGCTTTGCTTCGTGGCCCCGCCGCCCCCGCCCAATCAGATTCCGTGGATCCTTCCCTGA
- a CDS encoding response regulator, whose protein sequence is MAKNVWIVDDDREMAEAIGLMLQLLGWEHRIFLSGKAAGRALLQGPPPDVILLDLNMPVVPGDEFLKFVRSRRQWQRVRVFMLTSEFAETERARLLSLGANGYLTKPVDLDELEQVLGPGE, encoded by the coding sequence ATGGCGAAAAACGTGTGGATTGTGGACGATGACCGTGAGATGGCCGAAGCGATTGGATTGATGCTTCAACTGCTGGGTTGGGAGCATCGCATTTTCCTTTCGGGAAAGGCCGCCGGACGGGCTTTGTTGCAAGGCCCCCCGCCCGACGTTATCCTGCTTGACCTCAATATGCCCGTGGTTCCCGGCGATGAATTCCTGAAATTCGTGCGCAGCCGCCGCCAGTGGCAGCGCGTGCGCGTGTTCATGCTGACGTCGGAGTTTGCCGAAACCGAGCGCGCCCGCCTGCTTTCCCTGGGCGCCAACGGCTACCTCACCAAGCCGGTGGATTTGGATGAGTTGGAGCAGGTGTTGGGGCCTGGGGAATGA
- the uvrC gene encoding excinuclease ABC subunit UvrC, producing the protein MSIPEHLRPTLETLPEKPGCYLMKDAAGEIIYVGKAVNLRRRVRSYFHKSAQKHPKTRKLVSQIAEIEWITVGSELEALILEMNLIKKHRPRYNIRLKDDKRYPYIKVHWQDPFPKVTVTRRVVQDGARYFGPYTSMWAVHQTLDVLRKIFPFLTCNRPITGHDPRACLYADLGLCAAPCVGAISQEAYRQMIADLCDFLEGRTEPVVQRLEAEMRRAAEKLAFEKAARLRDQIQAIHQLVERQRVVSQSGLDSDVLALARDERNACVEVFFIRGGKLIGREYFLLENAEDAPAPDVLAAFLKQFYGQAAHVPPKVLLPHDVEEAQIIREWLNDARHATVEISLPQNAEQEALLELAAQNAAETLAALQARQEAEAGQITEALAALQEALALPAPPNRIEGYDISHLHGTAAVGSMVVFEQGQPRKGHYRRFNIRTAAGDDFGSMEEVLTRRFRRWEAARALAEESAPGSRPDPSFVRLPDLMLIDGGKGQLARALKVLDRFGLRERIFAVGLAKREEEIYLPGKAAPLRLPRNHPGLFLLQRVRDEAHRFAITANRNRRVREGLTSTLDAIPGVGPKRKRALLQHFGSVAAIRQATVDEIAAVPGIGRGLAEVVKEALG; encoded by the coding sequence ATGTCCATCCCCGAGCACCTGCGCCCCACGCTGGAAACCCTGCCCGAAAAGCCCGGCTGTTACCTGATGAAGGACGCCGCGGGCGAAATCATCTACGTCGGCAAGGCCGTCAACCTGCGGCGGCGGGTGCGTTCCTACTTCCACAAAAGCGCGCAGAAACACCCTAAAACCCGCAAACTGGTTTCCCAAATTGCGGAAATCGAATGGATTACCGTGGGCAGCGAACTCGAGGCGCTCATCCTTGAGATGAACCTCATCAAAAAGCACCGCCCGCGCTACAATATCCGCCTCAAAGACGACAAACGCTACCCCTACATCAAAGTCCACTGGCAAGACCCGTTCCCCAAGGTCACGGTGACGCGGCGGGTGGTGCAGGATGGCGCCCGCTACTTCGGCCCTTACACCAGCATGTGGGCAGTGCATCAAACCCTCGACGTCCTGCGCAAGATTTTCCCCTTCCTCACCTGCAACCGCCCCATCACCGGCCACGACCCGCGAGCCTGCCTCTACGCCGACCTGGGCCTGTGCGCCGCGCCGTGCGTGGGCGCGATTTCCCAGGAAGCCTACCGCCAGATGATTGCGGACTTGTGCGACTTCCTGGAAGGCCGCACCGAGCCGGTGGTGCAGCGGCTGGAAGCCGAGATGCGGCGGGCCGCGGAAAAACTGGCCTTCGAAAAAGCCGCCCGCCTGCGCGACCAGATCCAGGCCATCCACCAACTGGTGGAACGCCAGCGGGTGGTTTCCCAAAGCGGGTTGGATTCAGACGTGCTGGCGTTAGCCCGCGACGAGCGCAACGCGTGCGTGGAAGTGTTCTTCATTCGGGGCGGCAAACTCATTGGGCGGGAATACTTCCTGCTGGAAAACGCGGAAGACGCGCCCGCTCCCGACGTGCTGGCCGCGTTCCTGAAGCAATTTTACGGGCAGGCCGCGCACGTGCCGCCCAAGGTGCTGCTGCCCCACGATGTGGAAGAGGCGCAAATCATCCGTGAATGGCTCAACGACGCCCGCCATGCCACGGTGGAGATTTCCCTGCCCCAAAACGCGGAGCAGGAAGCCCTGCTGGAACTGGCCGCGCAAAATGCGGCGGAAACCTTGGCCGCGCTGCAAGCCCGTCAGGAAGCCGAAGCCGGCCAAATCACCGAGGCGCTGGCCGCATTGCAGGAAGCCCTTGCCCTGCCCGCACCACCCAACCGCATCGAGGGTTATGATATTTCGCACCTGCACGGCACCGCCGCGGTGGGCAGCATGGTGGTTTTCGAGCAGGGGCAGCCGCGCAAGGGGCATTACCGCCGCTTCAACATCCGCACCGCGGCGGGCGACGACTTCGGCAGCATGGAAGAGGTGCTCACCCGCCGTTTCCGCCGCTGGGAAGCCGCCCGCGCGCTGGCCGAGGAAAGCGCCCCCGGCAGTCGTCCCGACCCATCCTTCGTGCGCCTGCCCGATTTGATGCTCATCGACGGCGGCAAAGGGCAACTGGCGCGGGCGCTGAAGGTGCTCGACCGCTTCGGCCTGCGGGAGCGGATCTTCGCGGTGGGGCTGGCCAAGCGCGAAGAGGAAATCTATCTCCCCGGAAAGGCCGCACCCCTGCGCCTGCCCCGCAACCACCCTGGCCTGTTTCTGCTCCAGCGGGTGCGCGACGAGGCCCACCGCTTCGCCATCACCGCCAACCGCAACCGCCGCGTGCGGGAAGGGCTGACGTCCACGCTGGACGCTATTCCCGGTGTGGGGCCAAAGCGCAAACGGGCGCTGCTGCAGCATTTTGGCTCGGTCGCGGCTATTCGCCAGGCCACGGTGGACGAAATCGCCGCGGTGCCCGGCATCGGCCGCGGGCTGGCCGAGGTGGTGAAAGAGGCGTTGGGGTGA
- a CDS encoding threonylcarbamoyl-AMP synthase has protein sequence MPLILPASDPEARARAAEALRRGELVVLPTDTVYGLAAWPWDAAAIGRIYAAKGRPEAKAIPVLVGETGHLARVTDALPPCAERLAARFWPGALTLVVPKHPDLPAALSPYPTVGVRMPDHPDALALLRLTGPLAVTSANRSGEPPARTAAEAVAQLGDAVAVVLDAGPAPGGLPSTVVDCTATPPRVLRPGPVAAAEVARCVENCE, from the coding sequence ATGCCCCTTATCCTCCCCGCCTCCGACCCCGAAGCCCGCGCCCGCGCCGCCGAAGCCCTGCGCCGCGGCGAACTCGTCGTACTCCCCACCGATACGGTCTATGGCCTCGCCGCCTGGCCGTGGGATGCGGCGGCCATTGGCCGCATTTACGCGGCTAAAGGGCGGCCTGAAGCCAAAGCCATTCCCGTGCTTGTGGGGGAAACCGGCCACCTCGCACGCGTCACCGACGCCTTGCCTCCCTGCGCCGAGCGGCTCGCGGCGCGGTTTTGGCCCGGCGCGCTTACGTTAGTGGTGCCCAAACACCCCGACCTGCCTGCGGCGCTTTCCCCCTACCCCACGGTGGGCGTGCGGATGCCCGACCACCCCGATGCCCTTGCGCTGCTGCGCCTCACCGGCCCCCTCGCGGTGACTTCGGCCAACCGTTCCGGCGAACCCCCGGCCCGCACCGCTGCCGAAGCCGTGGCGCAACTGGGCGACGCGGTGGCCGTGGTGTTGGATGCCGGTCCCGCGCCTGGTGGCCTGCCTTCCACCGTGGTGGATTGCACCGCCACCCCACCGCGGGTGCTGCGCCCCGGCCCTGTCGCCGCGGCAGAGGTTGCTCGCTGTGTAGAAAATTGCGAATGA
- the prmC gene encoding peptide chain release factor N(5)-glutamine methyltransferase, giving the protein MLTITAALAEAQAALAPHSETAALDAQTLLAAVLHRDRAWLLAHPEARLTPRQHRRLRRACTRLAQGEPLPYVLGYWHFYGRKFALTPAVLIPRPETETLVELALAWLRQHPTRRRAADVGTGSGIIAVTLAAEIAGACITATDISLAALAVAADNARRYQVADRIVWLQTDLLAAAPGPFDLIVANPPYIPTEALNALPVARHEPRGALDGGPDGLALIRRLLAQARSRLAPGGLLLLEIAADQGEAARVAALAAFPKAETRVLPDLAGHDRVVAVVIPDS; this is encoded by the coding sequence ATGCTCACCATAACCGCTGCCTTAGCCGAAGCCCAAGCCGCCCTCGCCCCCCACAGCGAGACCGCCGCGCTGGATGCCCAAACCCTGCTCGCGGCGGTGCTCCACCGCGACCGTGCGTGGCTGTTGGCGCACCCTGAAGCCCGCCTGACGCCCCGCCAGCACCGGCGTTTGCGCCGCGCGTGCACCCGCCTGGCGCAGGGCGAGCCGTTGCCCTACGTCCTGGGCTACTGGCACTTCTACGGGCGGAAATTTGCCCTCACCCCGGCGGTGCTCATCCCGCGGCCGGAAACCGAAACCTTAGTGGAACTTGCGCTGGCGTGGCTGCGTCAGCACCCCACCCGCCGCCGCGCCGCCGACGTGGGCACCGGCAGTGGCATCATTGCCGTGACGCTGGCCGCGGAAATCGCCGGCGCTTGCATCACAGCCACCGATATCAGCCTCGCGGCCTTGGCCGTGGCCGCCGACAACGCCCGCCGCTACCAGGTGGCCGACCGCATTGTCTGGCTGCAAACCGACCTGCTCGCGGCGGCTCCCGGCCCCTTCGACCTTATCGTCGCCAACCCGCCCTACATTCCCACCGAGGCGCTGAATGCGCTGCCGGTGGCGCGCCACGAGCCGCGGGGAGCCCTGGACGGTGGCCCGGACGGCCTCGCGCTCATCCGCCGCCTGTTGGCCCAGGCCCGTAGCCGCCTGGCCCCGGGCGGCCTGCTGCTGCTGGAAATTGCCGCCGACCAGGGGGAAGCCGCCCGCGTCGCGGCCCTCGCGGCCTTCCCCAAAGCCGAGACGCGCGTCCTGCCCGACCTCGCCGGGCACGATCGCGTGGTTGCCGTTGTCATTCCTGATTCCTGA
- a CDS encoding peptide chain release factor 1: MLDKLAGIEKRFAEIDQALAEVGDDYKRAAELAKERAELEPLVQKAKEYRRVLTQLEEARQMVEEGDDPELKELAKAEVDELEPRKAQLEEEIKRMLLPKDPRDDRNVIIEIRAGTGGEEAALFAADLFRMYTRYAERQGWKVEVMSANETGLGGFKEITFLIKGQGAYSRLKYEAGVHRVQRVPTTESQGRIHTSTATVAVLAEVDDVEIEIPDKDIKIDVYKSAGAGGQNVQKNATAVRITHLPTGIVVACQDERSQLQNKLRAMSILKARLYEMEESRRRAEQEAARRSQVGTGERSEKIRTYNFPQSRVTDHRINKSVYNLPAVLDGELDEFIDELATREEAERLAALEDA; the protein is encoded by the coding sequence ATGTTGGACAAACTTGCCGGCATTGAGAAGCGTTTTGCCGAAATTGATCAGGCGTTGGCAGAAGTGGGCGACGACTATAAGCGCGCGGCAGAACTTGCCAAGGAGCGCGCTGAACTGGAGCCGTTGGTGCAAAAGGCGAAAGAATACCGCCGTGTGTTGACCCAGCTTGAGGAAGCCCGCCAGATGGTGGAAGAGGGCGACGACCCCGAACTCAAGGAACTCGCCAAGGCCGAGGTGGACGAGTTGGAGCCTCGCAAAGCGCAACTGGAAGAAGAAATCAAGCGCATGTTGCTGCCCAAAGACCCGCGCGACGACCGCAACGTCATTATTGAAATCCGGGCGGGCACCGGCGGCGAAGAAGCAGCCTTGTTTGCGGCTGACCTTTTCCGCATGTACACCCGCTACGCGGAGCGCCAGGGCTGGAAGGTGGAAGTGATGTCGGCCAACGAAACTGGCCTGGGCGGTTTCAAGGAAATCACTTTCCTGATCAAAGGCCAGGGCGCGTATTCTCGCCTGAAATACGAAGCCGGCGTGCACCGTGTCCAGCGGGTGCCCACCACCGAATCGCAGGGGCGCATTCACACGTCCACTGCCACCGTGGCTGTGCTGGCCGAGGTGGACGACGTGGAAATCGAAATCCCCGACAAAGACATCAAAATCGACGTCTACAAATCCGCGGGTGCCGGCGGGCAAAACGTGCAGAAAAACGCCACCGCGGTGCGCATCACGCATCTGCCCACTGGCATTGTGGTGGCCTGCCAGGACGAGCGCTCGCAGTTGCAGAACAAACTGCGGGCGATGAGCATCCTCAAAGCCCGCCTGTACGAGATGGAAGAGTCCCGCCGCCGCGCCGAGCAGGAAGCCGCCCGCCGCTCGCAGGTGGGCACGGGTGAGCGTTCCGAGAAAATTCGCACCTACAACTTCCCCCAATCGCGCGTCACCGACCACCGCATCAACAAATCGGTTTACAACCTGCCCGCGGTGCTCGACGGGGAATTGGATGAGTTCATCGACGAACTTGCCACCCGCGAGGAAGCCGAGCGCCTGGCCGCGCTGGAAGACGCGTAA
- the folE gene encoding GTP cyclohydrolase I FolE, protein MNFPDSSLHDAAALLSGEIDEARIRTAVTNILAAVGEDPQREGLQGTPDRVARMYGELLAGYRTDPVALVNDALFEVDYDEMVIVRDIEFYSLCEHHMLPFIGRAHVAYIPNGRVLGLSKIPRIVDMFARRLQVQERLTRQVADFLDELLHPQGVAVVMEAFHMCAMIRGVKKHDARMVTSTMLGSFRTNPATRNEFLANIGRGAEPLSL, encoded by the coding sequence ATGAACTTTCCTGATTCTTCCCTTCATGATGCCGCGGCGTTGCTTTCCGGCGAAATTGACGAAGCGCGCATCCGCACCGCGGTGACCAATATTCTCGCAGCGGTGGGTGAAGACCCCCAGCGGGAGGGGCTGCAAGGCACCCCCGACCGCGTGGCCCGCATGTATGGCGAGTTGCTCGCCGGTTACCGCACCGACCCCGTCGCGCTGGTGAACGACGCCCTCTTCGAAGTAGATTATGACGAAATGGTCATTGTGCGCGACATCGAGTTTTATTCGCTGTGTGAACACCACATGCTGCCGTTCATCGGCCGCGCCCATGTGGCCTACATTCCCAACGGGCGCGTGTTGGGGCTTTCCAAAATCCCCCGCATCGTGGATATGTTCGCCCGCCGCCTGCAGGTGCAGGAACGCCTCACCCGCCAGGTGGCCGATTTCCTGGACGAACTGCTGCACCCCCAGGGCGTGGCCGTGGTGATGGAAGCCTTCCACATGTGCGCCATGATTCGCGGCGTGAAGAAGCATGATGCGCGCATGGTGACTTCGACGATGTTGGGGAGTTTCCGCACCAACCCGGCCACCCGCAATGAATTCCTGGCGAATATCGGTCGCGGGGCCGAGCCGCTGAGCCTGTAA
- a CDS encoding iron transporter yields MVSATFSHGGSSVFPGYLLALREGLEAALIIGMVLSALHKTGRRALASAIWWGVGSAALVGVGVAVLLTRWGLTLAGHAGAAFEGATMFAAAGILTWMLFWMKGHAADLQQTVAQRVAAAAGQGNARALYGLAFFAVLREGLELALFLSAAAFTSTAAQTAFGALLGLATAAGLGWALFTATLRLNLRRFFRVTTVLLFLFAAGLVANGVHEWNEIGWIPAGIEHLWNTATLLREASPLGSVLTALFGYRASPSLSAVLAYVGYIAAAATGLRFTHRPTDRPDAA; encoded by the coding sequence ATTGTATCCGCCACATTTTCTCATGGAGGGTCTTCTGTGTTTCCAGGCTATCTCCTTGCGCTGCGCGAAGGGTTAGAAGCCGCGCTGATCATCGGCATGGTGCTCAGCGCCTTGCACAAAACCGGCCGGCGTGCCCTGGCCTCGGCAATATGGTGGGGCGTGGGCAGCGCCGCCCTGGTAGGGGTCGGGGTTGCCGTTTTACTCACCCGGTGGGGGCTCACCCTGGCAGGCCACGCCGGTGCGGCCTTCGAAGGCGCGACCATGTTCGCGGCCGCGGGCATTCTGACGTGGATGCTTTTTTGGATGAAAGGCCATGCCGCCGATTTGCAACAAACCGTGGCCCAGCGTGTGGCTGCCGCCGCGGGCCAAGGAAACGCCCGTGCCCTTTACGGCCTGGCCTTCTTCGCCGTGCTGAGGGAAGGGCTGGAACTGGCGCTTTTCCTCAGCGCCGCCGCCTTCACCTCTACCGCCGCGCAGACGGCTTTCGGCGCTTTGTTGGGGCTGGCAACCGCCGCCGGGCTGGGGTGGGCGCTTTTCACCGCCACCCTCCGGCTCAACCTGCGCCGCTTTTTCCGGGTAACGACCGTGCTCCTTTTCCTGTTCGCGGCCGGTTTGGTCGCCAACGGCGTGCACGAATGGAACGAAATTGGCTGGATTCCCGCAGGGATAGAGCACCTGTGGAACACGGCGACGCTGCTGCGCGAGGCATCGCCGCTGGGCAGTGTGCTGACCGCGCTGTTTGGCTATCGTGCCAGCCCCTCCCTGAGCGCCGTGTTGGCCTACGTTGGCTACATCGCCGCGGCGGCCACAGGGCTGCGTTTCACCCACCGCCCAACCGACCGCCCCGACGCCGCCTGA